Proteins from one Physeter macrocephalus isolate SW-GA chromosome 16, ASM283717v5, whole genome shotgun sequence genomic window:
- the DRC12 gene encoding LOW QUALITY PROTEIN: dynein regulatory complex protein 12 (The sequence of the model RefSeq protein was modified relative to this genomic sequence to represent the inferred CDS: deleted 1 base in 1 codon) has product MFPSCRDNMQPPETQHSSSQSRRRRKFATLDWFPEPSLLLWLLDRWAFSLPLLDSKEIRPKTKEKGTKAGTQKKKRNAAVDEADVETESIHRLALLEKELLQDHLALWRDEARRAKASEDQLKQRIQELEAELEGAWSEGKAIYAEMRRQCCTLQEAMETQSRQLEEEVRGLREQLEMCQREAEATQREAVRAIGEWDRTLAQLRDHVADMEAKYEEILHDSLDWLSAKLRPAVKPQWDGAVLRRHARHNEQLRQFGLNPLDL; this is encoded by the exons ATGTTTCCCAGTTGCCGGGACAACATGCAGCCTCCAGAAACCCAACATTCCAGTTCTCAGTCCCGCCGCCGACGGAAATTTGCCACCCTGGATTGGTTCCCAGAACCCAGTCTCCTCCTCTGGCTCCTAGATCGTTGGGCCTTTTCTCTGCCCCTCCTC gaCAGCAAGGAAATACGACCTAAGACcaaagaaaaagggacaaaagctgggacacagaagaagaaaaggaatgcaGCTGTTGATGA GGCAGATGTGGAGACTGAATCCATTCACAGGCTGGCACTGCTGGAAAAGGAGCTGCTCCAAGACCACTTGG CTCTGTGGAGGGATGAGGCCCGCCGAGCCAAGGCTTCTGAAGACCAGCTGAAGCAGAGGATACAAGAACTGGAGGCTGAACTGGAGGGGGCCTGGAGTGAAGGGAAGGCCATATATGCAG AGATGAGACGTCAGTGCTGCACCCTGCAGGAGGCTATGGAGACCCAGAGCAGACAGCTGGAGGAGGAAGTGAGGGGCCTTCGGGAGCAGTT AGAGATGTGCCAGAGGGAGGCTGAGGCTACACAGAGAGAGGCCGTGCGGGCCATTGGAGAGTGGGACCGAACTCTGGCTCAGCTTCGGGACCACGTGGCAGACATGGAGGCCAAATATGAGGAAATCTTACAT GACAGCCTAGACTGGCTCTCGGCCAAACTGAGA CCAGCCGTCAAGCCTCAGTGGGATGGGGCGGTGCTGAGACGCCACGCCCGGCACAATGAACAGCTCCGCCAGTTTGGACTCAATCCCCTGGATCTTTGA